ATACGTTCCTGAAGCGCCATGAGCGGCAACTGCAAGATCTCCATCGACTGGATCATCCGCGGTGCAAGCACCTGCTTCTGAGCCAGTTGCATCTGTTGGCCGAGAGATAATCGCATTGCTGCTGCTCAATTCGGGCGAATGGGGCGTTGCCTTGACCCGATCAAAACCGAAATTTTCCGGGCTTTCCCGAGCGACTTTTAGCATACCGCTCGCCGCGGAACGAGGTCAAACCGCGTCCGATTCAATTGTAGCCCAACCGCCGAGAAAAGTACTGGTAAAAACGAGCGAAATGCGGGCGAATTGCACTTGAACGGGCGTGGGGCACCTAATGGAACGCAGCAGCAACTCTGATGGACGCCGTCACCCGTGTACTAGTTGAACGCGAAGTGACATTGCGCGAACCAAGTTCGATTGTTCGGCTCACTCAGCCGGTGTGCAGCCAGGAGGTGGGCCGCCACCAAGTTGCATCAATGCTTCGGATAGACCCGGAATGGGGAGGTCACCGGCCAGCGACTGCATCGCTTCGGCATGCAGCTGCTTCGCCTTTGCCTGGGCGGCATTGATCGCTGCCGGCAGCAGGTCTTCGATCATTTCGCGTTCGCCTTTTTCGACAAGTGACGCATCGATCCGCACGGCGAGCGCCTCGCCCAATCCGTTGACGTCCACCTCGACCAAACCGCCACCGGCAGCACCGGTCGCGCGCTTGGCTTTCAGTTGCTGTTGCATCGCTTGCATACGGCCGCTCATCTCTTGCGCTTGCTTCATGAACGCCCCGATGTTGGCGAGATTCCCTAAGCCTTTGAACACGATTTCACCTTTTGTTTTTTTGCCACAGGGGGCACGGAGAGCACGGAGGAACAGGAATCTGTGATTGGCAAACTGGTGAGAGTTTAGCCGTTTGAAGTGACTCAGCAGGTGTAGCGGAATTCTTACAAATTCCGCTGCCGCGACTTCATGCCGCTAAACTGTTACCAAATGTTAGATTGCCAATGACCAATCTACCTACTCAGTGCTCCGTGGTCTCTGTGGTGAAACTAATTGGATTCCCCGCCTGGCGGCTGGTACTTGAATTGTCCCGGCTGGACGTCGAACAGCTCCATCGCCCGCTGAACAAATGGTTGTTCTGCGATCTCGGCAAGTTGCTCGCGACGCGACTTGCGAGGTGGCGGCACATCTACGCGCGGGGCGCCGCCTGCCGCCATTGCCCGTTCGAACATGGCGAGTACCGATTCGGCCGGTGGGCTTTCGTCCGCATCGGAACCCGTGAGTTCCGCGAGTCGCTCGTTTGGGTCACTGGCCGCCTCGCGCACTCGTGGCGGCTCAACACGACTTGGCGTTTGCTCAATCGTTGCAGGCATCGCGGGTGGCGCGCTCGGAATCACCTCGACTTCTCGTGGCGGTGCGGGGGGAACTTGCGCGGGCGGCCCGGCCAGGGCCGATGCCACGGCATTCGCCAATCCGTTTGCTAATGACGGAATGGCGGGTGGATCAGCGTTTTTTTTTGACGCGTCCGGCGCCGGTGGACTAGTCGGTGGCGGCGCGCTGGGGGCTCGCTGGCGCTCGACCCCAGCCACCCTTTGTGGTGTGCTCTCCGTTGTTCCGCGCAATTCAGCAACCAGCGTTGCAAGATCGTCGAGCTCGCCAAGCTGGCAAATGCGCACGATTGCCATTTCGACAAGAGTCCGGCCGTGCATGCTCACGCGCATCCGGGCCGAAGTGTGATCCAAAATTTGTCCAATCGCTAAAACCGTGGCGATCCCAAGCTGTCGGCCAACTTCGGCAACCTCCGCCGCTTGCGACGGCAGCGCGTACAGCAGTTGGTCGGGTTTGCAGCCGACCGTAATTGCCATTACGTCTCGGAAATATCCGACAAGCTGGTCGAGCAACAGGCCCACTTCAGCGCCGCTTTGCACGGTGGAATCAAGTTCGGCAAGTGCGGCCGGCGCATCGCGATTGGCCAAGTGCCGCACCAGGCCGCTCAATCGTTCTGCCGGAGCGATACCAAGCAGGTTGTTGACGTCCTCGGCGGTAATACGCCCGCTGCCGATCGCCAGAAGTTGTTCGAGCAGCGACTGGCTATCACGCATCGAACCGGCCGCCCGGCTGGCGAGGATTTGCAGCGCGTCGGCTTCAACCGTTACCCCCTCCGCCGCAGCGATTTGTGCCAGCCGCTCCTGAATCGAAGCCGCGCTAATACCTGCGAAATCGAATCGCTGGCAGCGCGAAAGAATGGTGATCGGGATTTTCTGCGGCTCAGTCGTTGCGAAGATGAATTTCACATGCCCCGGCGGCTCTTCCAGCGTCTTGAGAAGGGCGTTGAAGGCCTCCTTCGTGAGCATGTGGACTTCGTCGATGATGTAAATTTTGTATCGCACGCGGCTGGGTCGCACGGCCACGTTTTGGCGGAGCTGGCGAATTTCATCGATGCCGCGGTTGCTCGCGCCGTCGATTTCCAGCACGTCCACATCGTCGCCGGTTGTCACGCGCTGGCATACGTCGCACTCGTTACATGGCGTGGGCGTCGGGCCGTGCACGCAATTGAGCGCCTTTGCCAAGATGCGGGCTGCCGATGTTTTGCCCACACCGCGGGCACCGGTGAACAGGTAGGCGTGGCCGACTCGATCACTCGAAATCGCCTGCTGCAACGCCCGGGCAACGTGCTCCTGCCCGACGAGTTCGTCAAACGCCTGTGGCCGATAGCGGCGCGCGATGACGGTATAGCGCCCCGGGTGGGCGGTGTCCTCTGGCACGGCGGATGTGGGAGTATCAACCATGGGGCGGCATCACACCGTATCCGAAAGAGACCGAAGATTGCAGATTGCAGATTGCAGAATGAAAACTGCAAATTGAAAAATGCCGAATCGCGTTCCCAATTTGCAATTCGCATTTTTCAATCTGCATTTTTCAATTTCCGCATCGCGGCCGCCAGTGCGAGGCCCCCACACAAAGAGACGCGGGCTTATGGCTGCTGTGTTTCCACCCTGACCAGGTTCGCGAGGCCCCCTTTGCAGAGGCCCCTCACCGGCGGTCGCGCGTGCGGCAAACGATCCCTAAGTTTTACGCCACCCACGCTCGAACGTCAAAGGTGCGAGAATCCCGCCGATTGAAGCTC
This window of the Pirellulales bacterium genome carries:
- a CDS encoding YbaB/EbfC family nucleoid-associated protein; this translates as MKQAQEMSGRMQAMQQQLKAKRATGAAGGGLVEVDVNGLGEALAVRIDASLVEKGEREMIEDLLPAAINAAQAKAKQLHAEAMQSLAGDLPIPGLSEALMQLGGGPPPGCTPAE
- the dnaX gene encoding DNA polymerase III subunit gamma/tau, which translates into the protein MVDTPTSAVPEDTAHPGRYTVIARRYRPQAFDELVGQEHVARALQQAISSDRVGHAYLFTGARGVGKTSAARILAKALNCVHGPTPTPCNECDVCQRVTTGDDVDVLEIDGASNRGIDEIRQLRQNVAVRPSRVRYKIYIIDEVHMLTKEAFNALLKTLEEPPGHVKFIFATTEPQKIPITILSRCQRFDFAGISAASIQERLAQIAAAEGVTVEADALQILASRAAGSMRDSQSLLEQLLAIGSGRITAEDVNNLLGIAPAERLSGLVRHLANRDAPAALAELDSTVQSGAEVGLLLDQLVGYFRDVMAITVGCKPDQLLYALPSQAAEVAEVGRQLGIATVLAIGQILDHTSARMRVSMHGRTLVEMAIVRICQLGELDDLATLVAELRGTTESTPQRVAGVERQRAPSAPPPTSPPAPDASKKNADPPAIPSLANGLANAVASALAGPPAQVPPAPPREVEVIPSAPPAMPATIEQTPSRVEPPRVREAASDPNERLAELTGSDADESPPAESVLAMFERAMAAGGAPRVDVPPPRKSRREQLAEIAEQPFVQRAMELFDVQPGQFKYQPPGGESN